The sequence ACCAGTCGGCGACAAGGCATTAGCTCGACCAGTCCGCGACGCGGCAAGAGAGGCCCACCGCTCCCTCCACCGTCATTGCGAGGAGCCCTTGCGACGAAGCAATCCAGACCGCTTCCTCGGAGGCAGTCTGGATTGCTTCGCTGCGCTCGCAATGACGGAGGTATCCCTGCGAAATCCGCATGGCTTTGCCGCGTTCCCGGCGCTAAAAGACGCCGGTCATACGGAGCAAGCCATGCAAGATCTCTGGCGCCTGTCGGCCGCCGACCTCGCCACCCTCGTCAGGTCCAAAAAGGTGTCCGCCAGGGAGGCCGCCAAGGCCGGCCTCGACCGCCTGGACGCGGTCAACCCCGCCCTCAACGCCGTGATCGACCACCGTCCGGAGGATGTGCTCAAGCAGGCCGACGCCGTCGATGCCGCTATTGGCCGGGGCGAGGACCCCGGCGTGCTCGCCGGCGTGCCCGTCACCATCAAGGCCAATGTCGACCAGGAGGGCTTTGCCACCACCAACGGCCTCAAGCTGCAGCGCGACCTGATCGCGCGCGAGGACAATCCGGTGGTCGCCAATTTCCGCAAAGCCGGCGCCATCCTGCTTGGCCGCACCAATTGCCCGGCCTTCTCCTATCGCTGGTTCACCACCAACCTGGTCCATGGCGACACCAAGAACCCGCGCGACGCCTCGTTGACGCCGGGCGGCTCCTCCGGCGGCGCCGGCTCGGCGGTCGCGGCCGGCATCGGCCATATCGCCCATGGCACCGACATCGCCGGCTCGATCCGCTATCCCGCCTATGCCTGCGGCGTGCACGGCCTGCGCCCGACGCTCGGCCGCATCCCGGCCTTCAACCCGGTGCTGCCGGAGCGCCCGATCGGGCCGCAGATCATGGCGGTGTCGGGCCCGCTGGCCCGCACCGTGAACGATCTGCGCATTTCGCTCGAAGCGATGTCCGCCCGCGACATTCGCGACCCCTGGTTCGTGCCGGCGCCGCTGGAAGGCCCGGCGCGGCCGAAG is a genomic window of Bradyrhizobium sp. CB1717 containing:
- a CDS encoding amidase family protein, which codes for MQDLWRLSAADLATLVRSKKVSAREAAKAGLDRLDAVNPALNAVIDHRPEDVLKQADAVDAAIGRGEDPGVLAGVPVTIKANVDQEGFATTNGLKLQRDLIAREDNPVVANFRKAGAILLGRTNCPAFSYRWFTTNLVHGDTKNPRDASLTPGGSSGGAGSAVAAGIGHIAHGTDIAGSIRYPAYACGVHGLRPTLGRIPAFNPVLPERPIGPQIMAVSGPLARTVNDLRISLEAMSARDIRDPWFVPAPLEGPARPKRAALCLNPNGLATTPEVKAAVSDAGKRLERAGWTVDVIEDTPPMREAVEWQIKLWLGDGYEAQLEMAEREGDPGALACLRGNRGRVTPMDQANYAKALTRRATLTRDWMLFFEKYAVLLTPVSGELPFPDHLDRKDEESFKRVWEAQLPQIAIPFMGLPGLVVSTGLVGKAPVGVHIVSGRYREDLCLLAGEAIEAGGVPPSPIDPVG